From Arcobacter sp. CECT 8986, a single genomic window includes:
- a CDS encoding nicotinate phosphoribosyltransferase, whose protein sequence is MNNTKRNRTMLIDFYEFTMANGYFNSKLKDKTVYFDISFRKVPDQGGYAIFAGLESMIKYIENFEFTKDDLEYLKKQNLFSEDFLEYLKTFKFTGDIYCVKEGTVIFPYEPVLTVKANLVEAQLLETYLLLCFNHQSLIATKSSRIKRAAKGRVVLEMGARRAHGVSSANNGSRAAYIAGIDATSNTLADCMYGIPCSGTMAHSWVQMFDSEEEAFREYVKTYPNNATLLVDTYDTLRSGIPNAIKIIKEELLPKNVTNFAIRIDSGDLTYLSKQARKMLDEAGLQMCKIVVSNALDEYLIEALLNQGAPIDVFGVGERLVTAKSNPVLGGVYKLCAMEDEDKITPKIKISDNPVKITIPHFKKLYRIYDKKTHKAKADLITIFDEKIDESKPLTIFDPEHTWKTQTFKEYIIKDIRETIYKDGKLVYKLPTLDEIRAHAKDELSYLWDEVLRFDNPHKYYVDLSEDLWQTKLDLIKKMKSSL, encoded by the coding sequence ATGAATAATACAAAAAGAAACAGAACAATGTTAATTGACTTTTATGAATTCACAATGGCAAATGGCTATTTTAATTCAAAACTAAAAGATAAAACTGTCTATTTTGATATATCTTTTAGAAAAGTTCCAGACCAAGGTGGCTATGCAATTTTTGCAGGTCTTGAAAGTATGATTAAATATATTGAGAATTTTGAGTTTACTAAAGATGATTTAGAATATCTAAAAAAACAAAATCTTTTTAGCGAAGATTTTTTAGAATATTTAAAAACTTTTAAATTTACTGGGGATATTTATTGTGTAAAAGAAGGTACTGTAATATTTCCTTATGAACCAGTTCTTACTGTTAAAGCAAATTTAGTAGAAGCACAACTTTTAGAAACATATCTTTTATTATGTTTCAACCACCAATCATTAATTGCTACAAAATCAAGTAGAATTAAAAGAGCAGCAAAAGGTAGAGTTGTATTAGAAATGGGTGCAAGAAGAGCACATGGAGTAAGTAGTGCAAATAATGGTTCAAGAGCAGCTTATATTGCTGGAATTGATGCTACTAGTAATACTTTAGCTGATTGTATGTATGGAATACCTTGTAGTGGAACAATGGCACATTCTTGGGTTCAGATGTTTGATAGTGAAGAAGAAGCATTTAGAGAGTATGTTAAAACTTACCCAAATAATGCAACTTTACTTGTAGATACATATGATACATTAAGATCTGGTATTCCAAATGCAATAAAAATTATAAAAGAAGAGTTACTTCCAAAAAATGTAACTAATTTTGCAATTAGAATTGATTCAGGAGATTTAACATATTTATCTAAACAAGCAAGAAAAATGTTAGATGAAGCTGGATTACAAATGTGTAAAATAGTAGTTAGTAATGCTTTAGATGAGTATCTAATTGAAGCTTTATTAAATCAAGGTGCACCAATTGATGTATTTGGAGTAGGAGAAAGACTTGTAACTGCTAAAAGTAATCCTGTACTTGGTGGTGTTTACAAACTTTGTGCAATGGAAGATGAAGATAAAATTACACCAAAAATAAAAATTAGTGATAATCCTGTAAAAATTACTATTCCCCACTTCAAAAAGTTATATAGAATATATGATAAAAAAACACACAAAGCAAAAGCTGATTTAATAACTATATTTGATGAAAAAATTGATGAATCAAAACCTTTAACAATTTTTGACCCAGAACATACATGGAAAACACAAACATTTAAAGAATACATAATAAAAGATATCAGAGAAACTATTTATAAAGATGGTAAATTAGTATATAAATTACCAACATTAGATGAAATTAGAGCTCATGCAAAAGATGAACTTAGTTATTTATGGGATGAAGTTTTAAGATTTGATAATCCTCACAAATATTATGTTGATTTATCTGAAGATTTATGGCAAACAAAACTTGATTTAATCAAAAAAATGAAAAGTTCTCTTTAA
- a CDS encoding IS3 family transposase — MKKGNSIFRKGNSIKYAWIKEHKESFSVGVMCKVFQVDKSSYYHWIKNGSVIHKIDEKLNELIEIIFLQSRQTYGTRRIKDKLLERYGVIVSRRRVRNIMSYLGLSVKMKKRFKVMTTDSNHNLPIAPNILNRDFYASSPDEKYVGDITYISTSEGWLYLATVIDLYSRKIVGWSMQDKLHTKLVNDALNMAITRRRPLKGLLWHTDRGSQYASYEHKDLLKQYGVIQSMSRKGNCHDNAVAESFFHTLKTELTHHKIYHTKAQANQDIFEYIEVFYNRERLHSANNNLSPVEFEKRMMKEKMLQKEMAA; from the coding sequence ATTAAAAAAGGCAACAGCATATTTCGCAAAGGAAACTCTATAAAGTATGCATGGATTAAAGAGCATAAAGAGAGTTTCAGTGTTGGAGTTATGTGTAAAGTTTTTCAAGTAGATAAAAGTAGTTACTATCATTGGATTAAAAATGGATCAGTCATACACAAAATTGATGAGAAGTTAAATGAACTTATTGAGATTATATTTTTACAGTCACGCCAGACATATGGAACAAGAAGAATCAAGGATAAATTGCTTGAGCGATATGGAGTGATTGTATCTCGAAGAAGAGTTAGAAATATCATGAGTTATCTGGGACTGTCTGTAAAAATGAAAAAAAGATTTAAAGTGATGACAACAGATTCTAATCACAATCTTCCAATAGCTCCAAATATTTTAAATAGAGACTTTTATGCATCATCTCCAGATGAGAAGTATGTTGGTGATATTACCTATATCTCTACAAGTGAAGGATGGTTGTATTTAGCGACTGTTATTGATTTATATTCAAGAAAAATAGTTGGATGGTCAATGCAAGATAAATTACATACAAAACTTGTGAATGATGCTTTAAATATGGCTATAACTAGGCGTAGACCATTAAAAGGGTTATTGTGGCATACAGATAGAGGTAGTCAATACGCTTCTTATGAACATAAAGATTTACTCAAACAATATGGTGTCATTCAAAGTATGAGTAGAAAAGGTAATTGTCATGATAATGCAGTTGCAGAGAGTTTTTTCCATACACTAAAAACTGAACTTACACATCACAAAATATATCATACTAAAGCACAAGCTAATCAAGATATATTTGAATATATTGAAGTGTTTTATAATCGTGAGAGATTACATAGTGCAAATAATAATTTATCACCAGTAGAGTTTGAAAAAAGAATGATGAAAGAAAAAATGTTACAAAAAGAAATGGCTGCTTAG
- a CDS encoding tetratricopeptide repeat protein gives MNSNDEESLQLEDYILKADKLITFDKNFDEAIKYLEEALILHPTNYLIYSKIGYCFMQLEDYDDAIIFFKKAISFSINDSTTYYNLAICLEELDYEDYEEIDKYYEKSIVCALASFEKDPSNYIYIKYIADAFFKLENYKKSINYYERFLKYQLDEEVLEFLGYSYLYQKEDFNKAILNLKKAIKYIKDNDKKIYLYKVIISIYYYDLRQYDEAIKIYHKIIEISPKEDLVQLYFNIADIYRRDVKDYEKAVEFYHKSLEYDDNFEPSYTWLACTHSYKKEHQLALKYFLIAKDLNPTSVEVYNNLVYVYSDLGMYDKVEENLLKALEIDPLYDAVLLAMLEINLILGKEFDKNCVNTILENYSEVSSVMAEYNMLRILKLAVENKDIKDELANWEKEYNQLRQGYSIEALRNWANKLNNQTKQTVLNALDIFKKED, from the coding sequence ATGAATTCAAATGATGAGGAGTCTTTGCAATTAGAAGATTATATATTAAAAGCAGATAAATTAATAACTTTTGATAAAAACTTTGATGAAGCAATAAAATATTTAGAAGAAGCTCTTATTTTACACCCTACTAACTATCTAATTTATAGTAAAATTGGTTACTGCTTTATGCAATTAGAAGATTATGATGATGCAATAATATTTTTTAAAAAAGCGATTTCTTTTTCAATAAATGATTCTACTACTTATTATAATTTAGCTATTTGTCTTGAAGAGTTAGATTATGAAGATTATGAAGAAATAGATAAGTACTATGAAAAAAGTATAGTATGTGCACTTGCATCATTTGAAAAAGACCCTTCAAATTATATCTATATAAAATATATTGCTGATGCGTTTTTCAAACTTGAAAACTATAAAAAATCTATAAACTATTATGAAAGATTTTTAAAATATCAATTAGATGAAGAAGTACTTGAATTTTTAGGGTATTCTTATCTTTATCAAAAAGAAGATTTTAATAAAGCCATTTTAAATTTAAAAAAAGCCATCAAATACATAAAAGATAATGATAAAAAAATATATCTTTATAAAGTAATTATTAGTATTTATTACTACGATTTAAGACAATATGATGAAGCCATAAAAATCTATCATAAAATAATAGAGATTTCACCAAAAGAAGATTTAGTACAACTATATTTTAATATTGCAGATATTTATAGAAGAGATGTAAAAGATTATGAAAAAGCAGTTGAGTTTTATCATAAGTCATTAGAATATGATGATAACTTTGAGCCATCATATACTTGGCTTGCTTGTACACACAGCTATAAAAAAGAGCATCAATTAGCATTAAAATATTTTTTAATTGCAAAAGATTTAAATCCTACAAGTGTTGAAGTTTACAACAATTTAGTTTATGTATATAGTGATTTAGGAATGTATGATAAAGTAGAAGAAAATTTACTAAAAGCTTTAGAAATTGATCCATTATATGATGCTGTTTTATTAGCAATGCTTGAAATAAATCTTATTTTAGGAAAAGAGTTTGATAAAAATTGTGTAAATACTATTTTAGAAAATTATAGTGAAGTAAGTTCTGTAATGGCAGAGTATAATATGCTAAGAATTTTAAAACTTGCAGTTGAAAATAAAGATATAAAAGATGAATTAGCAAATTGGGAAAAAGAATATAATCAATTAAGACAAGGTTATAGTATAGAAGCTTTAAGAAATTGGGCAAATAAATTAAATAATCAAACTAAACAAACTGTATTAAATGCTTTAGATATTTTCAAAAAAGAAGATTAA
- a CDS encoding DUF2062 domain-containing protein, whose protein sequence is MPRKKLKKILPTHEKIQKQKFLKIFGKLLYKKQIWSLSRRKVALGVFIGIFVACIPMPLQMLLATFLAIVFNANFPISFALIFVSNPVTMPPLFYFEYEIGNFIFQTKNPVTFSFKSMYDNMDQIALSLYTGAIVLGVVSALICMYFTNFYWIKSVRKTRNQRSIENLMKSSN, encoded by the coding sequence TTGCCAAGAAAAAAGTTAAAAAAGATACTTCCTACACATGAAAAAATACAAAAACAGAAATTTTTAAAAATCTTTGGAAAACTATTATATAAAAAACAAATATGGAGTCTTTCACGAAGAAAAGTAGCATTAGGAGTCTTTATAGGTATATTTGTTGCTTGTATTCCAATGCCTTTGCAAATGTTATTAGCAACTTTTTTAGCAATTGTTTTTAATGCAAATTTTCCAATTAGTTTTGCTCTTATATTTGTAAGTAATCCAGTAACAATGCCACCACTATTCTATTTTGAATATGAGATTGGTAATTTTATTTTTCAAACAAAAAATCCAGTAACATTTAGTTTCAAATCAATGTATGACAATATGGACCAAATTGCTCTTAGTTTATATACAGGTGCAATTGTTTTAGGAGTAGTTTCAGCTTTAATTTGTATGTATTTTACAAATTTTTATTGGATAAAGAGTGTAAGAAAAACTAGAAATCAAAGAAGTATTGAAAATCTAATGAAAAGCTCTAATTAA